The following are from one region of the Streptomyces tuirus genome:
- a CDS encoding M23 family metallopeptidase, with product MAFTRATGKHRRPSRMQRSTARAAGVAALATTGVIGTVAAPAAFAAEPSVEQTGLTPVVTMGDTAAQQIDAQALAQQHAADEAAAKQKAEEAARTQAAEMAERAKEAAEKARAAKERAAREAERKRLNSFVPPISGSYVSTSYKASSGLWSSGSHTGIDFHAASGTSVHAVGSGTVVEAGWGGSYGNQVVIKMNDGTYTQYGHLSSIGVSVGQQVTPGQQIALSGATGNVTGPHLHFEARTSPEYGSDIDPVAYLRSHGVGV from the coding sequence ATGGCGTTCACTCGGGCCACCGGGAAGCACCGCCGTCCCAGCAGGATGCAGCGCTCCACCGCCCGCGCGGCGGGCGTCGCGGCCCTCGCCACCACCGGCGTGATCGGTACCGTGGCGGCCCCCGCCGCCTTCGCCGCCGAGCCCAGCGTCGAGCAGACCGGCCTCACGCCGGTCGTGACCATGGGCGACACCGCGGCCCAGCAGATCGACGCCCAGGCCCTCGCGCAGCAGCACGCCGCCGATGAGGCCGCCGCCAAGCAGAAGGCCGAGGAGGCCGCCCGCACGCAGGCCGCCGAGATGGCCGAGCGGGCCAAGGAGGCGGCCGAGAAGGCCCGTGCCGCCAAGGAGCGCGCCGCCCGCGAGGCCGAGCGCAAGCGCCTGAACTCCTTCGTCCCCCCGATCTCCGGCTCCTACGTGTCCACCAGCTACAAGGCCAGCAGCGGCCTGTGGTCCTCGGGCAGCCACACCGGTATCGACTTCCACGCCGCCAGCGGCACCTCCGTCCACGCGGTCGGCTCGGGCACCGTCGTCGAGGCCGGCTGGGGCGGCTCCTACGGCAACCAGGTCGTGATCAAGATGAACGACGGGACGTACACCCAGTACGGCCACCTGTCCTCCATCGGCGTCTCGGTGGGCCAGCAGGTCACCCCGGGCCAGCAGATCGCCCTGTCCGGCGCGACCGGCAACGTCACCGGTCCGCACCTGCACTTCGAGGCCCGCACCAGCCCCGAGTACGGCTCGGACATCGACCCGGTCGCCTACCTCCGCTCGCACGGCGTGGGTGTCTGA
- a CDS encoding HPr family phosphocarrier protein, whose amino-acid sequence MAERRVNVGWAEGLHARPASIFVRAATAAGVPVTIAKADGNPVNAASMLAVLGLGAQGGEEIVLASDAEGADAALDRLAKLVSEGLEELPETV is encoded by the coding sequence ATGGCTGAGCGCCGCGTCAACGTCGGCTGGGCCGAGGGTCTCCACGCCCGCCCCGCTTCCATCTTCGTCCGAGCCGCCACGGCCGCAGGCGTCCCGGTGACGATCGCCAAGGCTGACGGCAACCCCGTCAACGCGGCCTCGATGCTGGCCGTCCTGGGCCTCGGCGCCCAGGGGGGCGAGGAGATCGTCCTCGCCTCCGACGCCGAGGGCGCGGACGCCGCCCTGGACCGGCTCGCCAAGCTGGTCTCCGAGGGTCTCGAGGAACTGCCCGAGACCGTCTGA
- a CDS encoding M16 family metallopeptidase, with the protein MTELATMDFHPRPQAGDARPWAFPAPERGTLDNGLTVLRCHRPGQQVVAVEVLLDAPLEAEPAGLDGLATIMARAFSEGTDKHSAEDFAAELERAGATLDAHADHPGVRLSLEVPASRLAKGLGLVADALRAPAFADSEVERLVNNRLDEIPHELANPSRRAAKELSKELFPADSRMSRPRQGSEETVAAIDSAAVRAFYEKHVRPATATVVVVGDLTGIDLDALLGDTLGAWTGSSAEPRPVPPVTADDTGRVVIVDRPGAVQTQLLIGRTGPDRHDRVWAAQVLGTYCLGGTLTSRLDRVLREEKGYTYGVRAFGQVLRSAPDGTGAAMLAISGSVDTPNTGPALQDLWTVLRTLAAEGLTDAERDVAVQNLVGVAPLKYETAAAVASTLADQVEQHLPDDYQATLYRQLAATGTVEATAAAVSAFPVDRLVTVLVGDAAQIKAPVEALGIGEVTVVAAE; encoded by the coding sequence GTGACCGAGCTCGCCACGATGGACTTCCACCCCCGGCCGCAGGCGGGCGACGCCCGGCCGTGGGCCTTCCCGGCCCCGGAGCGCGGCACGCTCGACAACGGCCTGACGGTGCTGCGCTGCCACCGCCCCGGCCAGCAGGTCGTCGCCGTGGAGGTGCTGCTGGACGCCCCCCTGGAGGCTGAGCCGGCCGGACTCGACGGGCTGGCCACGATCATGGCCCGGGCCTTCTCCGAGGGCACCGACAAGCACTCCGCCGAGGATTTCGCCGCGGAGCTGGAGCGCGCCGGCGCCACCCTCGACGCGCACGCCGACCACCCCGGTGTCCGGCTCAGCCTGGAGGTGCCCGCCTCCCGGCTCGCCAAGGGCCTGGGCCTGGTCGCCGACGCCCTGAGGGCGCCCGCCTTCGCCGACAGCGAGGTCGAGCGGCTGGTCAACAACCGCCTCGACGAGATCCCGCACGAGCTGGCCAACCCCTCCCGCCGCGCCGCCAAGGAGCTCTCCAAGGAGCTGTTCCCGGCGGACTCGCGCATGTCGCGGCCCCGGCAGGGCAGCGAGGAGACCGTCGCCGCCATCGACTCCGCGGCCGTACGCGCCTTCTACGAGAAGCACGTCCGCCCCGCCACGGCCACCGTCGTGGTCGTCGGCGACCTCACCGGCATCGACCTGGACGCCCTGCTCGGGGACACGCTGGGTGCCTGGACGGGCTCCTCGGCCGAGCCGCGTCCCGTGCCGCCGGTCACCGCCGACGACACCGGCCGTGTCGTCATCGTGGACCGCCCGGGCGCCGTCCAGACGCAGCTGCTGATCGGCCGGACCGGGCCGGACCGGCACGACCGCGTGTGGGCCGCACAGGTGCTCGGCACGTACTGCCTCGGCGGCACCCTCACCTCCCGCCTGGACCGCGTCCTGCGCGAGGAGAAGGGCTATACCTACGGCGTACGGGCGTTCGGCCAGGTCCTCAGGTCCGCCCCGGACGGCACGGGCGCCGCGATGCTCGCCATCAGCGGTTCCGTCGACACGCCCAACACCGGCCCCGCCCTCCAGGACCTCTGGACGGTGCTGCGCACCCTCGCCGCCGAGGGGCTGACCGACGCCGAGCGGGACGTCGCCGTGCAGAACCTGGTGGGTGTGGCGCCGCTGAAGTACGAGACGGCGGCGGCCGTGGCGAGCACACTGGCCGACCAGGTCGAGCAGCACCTGCCCGACGACTACCAGGCCACGCTGTACCGGCAGCTCGCCGCGACCGGCACCGTGGAGGCCACCGCGGCGGCCGTGAGCGCCTTCCCGGTGGACCGTCTGGTGACCGTCCTCGTCGGTGACGCGGCGCAGATCAAGGCACCGGTCGAGGCCCTCGGCATCGGCGAAGTCACCGTCGTCGCCGCCGAGTAG
- a CDS encoding DNA gyrase/topoisomerase IV subunit A → MARRSTKTPPPDDSYEERILDIDVVDEMQGSFLEYAYSVIYSRALPDARDGLKPVHRRIVYQMSEMGLRPERGYVKCARVVGEVMGKLHPHGDASIYDALVRMAQPFSMRVPLVDGHGNFGSLGNDDPPAAMRYTECRMAEATSLMTESIDEDTVDFNPNYDGQEQEPVALPAAFPNLLVNGASGIAVGMATNMAPHNLREVIAAARHLIRHPNADLDALMKHVPGPDLPTGGRIVGLSGIRDAYESGRGTFKIRATVSVEPVTARRKGLVVTELPFTVGPEKVISKIKDLVGSKKLQGIADVKDLTDRQHGLRLVIEIKNGFVPEAVLEQLYKLTPMEESFGINNVALVDGQPLTLGLKELLEVYLDHRFNVVRRRSEFRRGKKRDRLHLVEGLLTALLDIDEVIRLIRSSENSAQAKQRLMEQFSLSEVQTQYILDTPLRRLTKYDRIELESEKDRLNTEIEELTRILDSDSELRKLVSSELANVAKKFGSDRRTVLLESSGAPVAAVPLQVADDPCRVLLSSTGLLARTANGEPFTVEPGTKRVKHDVIVSAVPATARGEVGAVTSTGRLLRLNVVDLPQLPESLPSPNLAGGAPLAEFVTLEDDETVVCLTTLDESSPGLALGTAQGVVKRVVPDYPANKDELEVITLREGDRIVGAVELRTGEEDLVFITDDAQLLRFQASQVRPQGRPAGGVAGIKLTEGAKVISFTAVDPAVDAVVFTIAGSRGTLDDSVQTTAKLTPFDQYPRKGRATGGVRCQRFLKGEDCLSLAWAGPVPALAAQKNGAPADLPDIDPRRDGSGVSLAKTVAVVAGPV, encoded by the coding sequence ATGGCCCGCCGCAGCACGAAGACCCCGCCGCCCGACGACTCGTACGAGGAGCGGATCCTCGACATCGACGTCGTCGACGAGATGCAGGGCTCCTTCCTCGAGTACGCGTACTCGGTCATCTACTCCCGCGCCCTGCCGGACGCACGCGACGGCCTCAAGCCGGTGCACCGCCGCATCGTCTACCAGATGAGCGAGATGGGCCTGCGCCCCGAGCGCGGGTACGTCAAGTGCGCCCGGGTCGTCGGCGAGGTGATGGGCAAGCTGCACCCGCACGGCGACGCGTCGATCTACGACGCCCTCGTGCGCATGGCCCAGCCCTTCTCGATGCGGGTCCCCCTGGTCGACGGCCACGGCAACTTCGGCTCGCTGGGCAACGACGACCCGCCGGCGGCCATGCGGTACACCGAGTGCCGGATGGCCGAGGCGACGAGCCTGATGACGGAGTCGATCGACGAGGACACCGTCGACTTCAACCCCAACTACGACGGCCAGGAGCAGGAACCGGTGGCTCTGCCCGCCGCCTTCCCGAACCTCCTGGTCAACGGCGCCTCGGGCATCGCGGTCGGCATGGCCACGAACATGGCGCCGCACAACCTGCGCGAGGTCATCGCCGCCGCCCGCCATCTGATCAGGCACCCGAACGCCGATCTCGACGCCCTGATGAAGCACGTCCCGGGCCCCGACCTGCCCACGGGCGGCCGCATCGTCGGCCTGTCCGGCATCCGGGACGCCTACGAGTCCGGCCGCGGCACGTTCAAGATCCGGGCGACGGTGTCGGTGGAGCCCGTGACGGCCCGCCGCAAGGGCCTCGTCGTCACGGAGCTGCCCTTCACGGTCGGCCCCGAGAAGGTCATCTCCAAGATCAAGGACCTGGTCGGCTCCAAGAAGCTCCAGGGCATCGCCGACGTCAAGGACCTCACCGACCGCCAGCACGGCCTGCGCCTGGTCATCGAGATCAAGAACGGCTTCGTTCCGGAGGCGGTCCTCGAGCAGCTCTACAAGCTGACGCCGATGGAGGAGTCCTTCGGCATCAACAACGTGGCGCTGGTGGACGGCCAGCCGCTCACGCTGGGCCTGAAGGAGCTCCTGGAGGTCTACCTCGACCACCGCTTCAACGTCGTACGGCGGCGCTCGGAGTTCCGCCGCGGCAAGAAGCGCGACCGGCTGCACCTGGTCGAGGGTCTGCTGACGGCCCTGCTGGACATCGACGAGGTCATCCGCCTGATCCGCTCCAGCGAGAACTCCGCGCAGGCCAAGCAGCGCCTGATGGAGCAGTTCTCGCTGAGCGAGGTGCAGACGCAGTACATCCTCGACACGCCGCTGCGCCGTCTGACCAAGTACGACCGCATCGAGCTGGAGTCGGAGAAGGACCGGCTCAACACGGAGATCGAGGAGCTGACCCGGATCCTCGACTCGGACTCCGAGCTGCGCAAGCTGGTCTCCTCCGAACTGGCCAACGTCGCGAAGAAGTTCGGCAGCGACCGGCGTACGGTCCTGCTGGAGTCGAGCGGTGCCCCGGTCGCGGCCGTGCCGCTCCAGGTGGCCGACGATCCGTGCCGGGTGCTGCTGTCGTCCACGGGGCTGCTGGCCCGTACGGCGAACGGCGAACCCTTCACGGTGGAGCCCGGCACCAAGCGCGTGAAGCACGACGTGATCGTCTCGGCGGTGCCGGCCACGGCCCGCGGTGAGGTGGGCGCGGTCACCTCGACGGGCCGGCTGCTGCGGCTGAACGTCGTCGACCTCCCCCAGCTCCCGGAGTCGCTGCCGTCGCCGAACCTCGCGGGGGGCGCACCGCTGGCGGAGTTCGTCACACTGGAGGACGACGAGACGGTGGTCTGCCTGACCACGCTCGACGAGTCGTCGCCGGGCCTGGCGCTCGGCACGGCACAGGGCGTCGTCAAGCGCGTGGTGCCGGACTATCCGGCCAACAAGGACGAGCTCGAGGTGATCACCCTCAGGGAGGGCGACCGGATCGTCGGCGCGGTCGAGCTGCGCACCGGCGAGGAGGACCTGGTCTTCATCACCGACGACGCGCAGCTGCTGCGCTTCCAGGCGTCCCAGGTCCGCCCGCAGGGGCGTCCGGCCGGCGGTGTGGCCGGCATCAAGCTCACGGAGGGCGCGAAGGTCATCTCCTTCACGGCGGTGGACCCGGCCGTGGACGCCGTCGTCTTCACCATCGCCGGCTCGCGGGGCACCCTGGACGACTCCGTCCAGACGACGGCCAAGCTGACCCCGTTCGACCAGTACCCGCGCAAGGGCCGCGCCACCGGCGGTGTCCGCTGCCAGCGGTTCCTGAAGGGCGAGGACTGCCTGTCCCTGGCCTGGGCGGGCCCCGTCCCCGCGCTCGCCGCGCAGAAGAACGGCGCGCCGGCCGACCTCCCGGACATCGACCCGCGCCGCGACGGCTCGGGGGTGTCCCTGGCGAAGACGGTGGCGGTGGTGGCCGGGCCGGTCTAG
- a CDS encoding GntR family transcriptional regulator — MRIPAHSVCTAIRDDIVAGVHARGSRLTEELLARRYGVSRVPVREALRTLEAEGFVVTRRHAGACVAEPTEQEAGDLLEMRMLLEPFGAARAAQRRTEAHLKVLRGLVRLGQERARRGNSDDLRSLGTWFHETLAQASGSPALTSMLTQLRHKIAWMYAVEAPASPVESWTEHGAIVDAVARGDGERARAVTLLHTERAKSAHRLRFGSPQERADRVRNSQHPVNTASPRH; from the coding sequence ATGCGTATTCCCGCGCACTCGGTGTGCACGGCCATCCGGGACGACATCGTCGCGGGTGTCCACGCACGCGGCAGCCGGCTCACCGAGGAACTCCTCGCACGCCGCTACGGCGTCTCGCGGGTGCCCGTCCGGGAGGCGCTGCGCACGCTCGAGGCCGAGGGTTTCGTGGTGACCCGCCGGCACGCGGGCGCGTGTGTGGCGGAACCCACCGAGCAGGAGGCCGGCGACCTGCTGGAGATGCGCATGCTGCTGGAGCCGTTCGGTGCGGCCCGCGCCGCCCAGCGCCGCACCGAGGCGCATCTCAAGGTCCTGCGCGGCCTGGTACGGCTGGGCCAGGAGCGGGCCCGCCGGGGCAACAGCGACGACCTGCGCTCTCTCGGGACCTGGTTCCACGAGACGCTCGCCCAGGCCTCCGGCAGCCCCGCGCTGACCTCGATGCTCACCCAGCTCCGCCACAAGATCGCCTGGATGTACGCGGTGGAGGCGCCGGCCAGCCCGGTGGAGTCCTGGACCGAGCACGGCGCGATCGTGGACGCGGTGGCGCGCGGGGACGGTGAGCGCGCGCGGGCGGTCACGTTGCTGCACACCGAGCGCGCGAAGAGCGCGCACCGTCTGCGGTTCGGCTCCCCCCAGGAACGCGCCGACCGTGTGAGGAACTCGCAACATCCCGTAAACACGGCGAGCCCGCGGCATTAA
- a CDS encoding CobW family GTP-binding protein, which yields MSQPSPKPQQIPVVVLAGFLGSGKTTLLNHLLHRSGGSRIGAIVNDFGAIEIDAMAVAGALGDSTVSLGNGCLCCAVDASELDQYLERLAEPGLGIDVIVIEASGLAEPQELVRMLLASEHPGVVYGGLVEVVDAAEFDDTRARHPEIDRHLALADLVVVNKLDRAADGEGVLGLVRSLVDRAAVVPATYGRIDPEFLFDCRPSEERIGQLSFDDLHEHGGDDDGHDGHLHAAYDSLSFVSPSPLDPRRLMTFLDSRPEGLYRIKGYVDFGPCDVRNRYAVHAVGRFLRFYPEPWPAGGERLTQLVLIGSGIDTAALEKELEASRSDAPHADEHGMWGVLRYVRDPGEQGADPA from the coding sequence GTGAGCCAGCCGAGTCCGAAACCGCAGCAGATCCCGGTCGTCGTTCTGGCCGGATTCCTCGGCTCGGGAAAGACCACCCTGCTCAATCACCTGCTGCATCGCAGCGGCGGCAGCCGTATCGGCGCGATCGTCAACGACTTCGGGGCGATCGAGATCGACGCCATGGCCGTGGCGGGAGCGCTCGGCGACTCGACGGTCTCCCTGGGCAACGGCTGCCTGTGCTGTGCCGTCGACGCGAGCGAACTGGACCAGTACCTGGAGCGGCTCGCGGAGCCCGGCCTCGGCATCGACGTCATCGTCATCGAGGCCAGCGGTCTCGCCGAGCCGCAGGAACTCGTGCGGATGCTGCTGGCCAGCGAGCACCCGGGGGTCGTGTACGGCGGGCTCGTCGAGGTCGTCGACGCCGCCGAGTTCGACGACACCCGGGCCAGGCACCCCGAGATCGACCGGCATCTCGCGCTGGCGGACCTCGTCGTGGTCAACAAGCTCGACCGGGCGGCGGACGGCGAAGGCGTCCTCGGGCTGGTCCGGAGCCTCGTCGACCGTGCCGCCGTCGTCCCGGCCACCTACGGCCGGATCGACCCCGAGTTCCTCTTCGACTGCCGCCCGAGCGAGGAGCGCATCGGTCAGCTGTCCTTCGACGACCTGCACGAGCACGGCGGCGACGACGACGGCCACGACGGTCACCTGCACGCCGCCTACGACAGCCTGTCGTTCGTCTCCCCGAGCCCCCTCGACCCGCGCCGGCTGATGACGTTCCTGGACAGCCGCCCCGAGGGGCTGTACCGGATCAAGGGCTATGTCGACTTCGGGCCGTGCGACGTCCGCAACCGCTACGCCGTCCATGCCGTCGGGAGATTCCTGCGCTTCTACCCGGAGCCCTGGCCGGCCGGCGGTGAACGCCTCACCCAGCTGGTCCTCATCGGCTCGGGGATCGACACCGCCGCGCTCGAGAAGGAGCTGGAAGCCTCCAGGAGCGACGCCCCACACGCCGACGAGCACGGCATGTGGGGCGTCCTGAGGTACGTACGCGACCCCGGGGAGCAGGGCGCGGACCCGGCCTAG
- a CDS encoding M16 family metallopeptidase gives MPMGHTATAQAGSGGLTATEHRLANGLRVVLSEDHLTPVAAVCLWYDVGSRHEVKGRTGLAHLFEHLMFQGSAQVKGNGHFELVQGAGGSLNGTTSFERTNYFETMPTHQLELALWLEADRMGSLLAALDDESMENQRDVVKNERRQRYDNVPYGTAFEKLTALAYPEGHPYHHTPIGSMADLDAATLEDARAFFRTYYAPNNAVLSVVGDIDPEQTLAWVEKYFGSIPGHDGKPAPRDGSLPETIGEQLREVVEEDVPARALMAAYRLPHDGTRACDAADLALTVLGGGESSRLYNRLVRRDRTAVAAGFGLLRLAGAPSLGWLDVKTSGDVEVPVIEAAIDEELARFAEEGPTPEEMERAQAQLEREWLDRLGTVAGRADELCRYAVLFGDPQLALTAVQRVLEITAEEVQEVAKARLRPDNRAVLVYEPVADETAEDAGTTDDTAAAATDENEEAAK, from the coding sequence ATGCCCATGGGTCACACGGCCACAGCCCAGGCAGGCTCCGGGGGCCTGACAGCGACCGAGCACCGCCTGGCCAACGGCCTGCGCGTGGTGCTCTCCGAGGATCACCTGACCCCGGTCGCGGCGGTGTGCCTCTGGTACGACGTCGGCTCACGCCACGAAGTCAAGGGGCGTACCGGCCTGGCTCACCTTTTCGAGCACCTCATGTTCCAGGGATCCGCGCAGGTCAAGGGCAACGGCCACTTCGAGCTCGTGCAGGGCGCGGGTGGCTCGCTGAACGGCACGACCAGCTTCGAGCGGACCAACTACTTCGAGACCATGCCCACCCACCAGCTGGAGCTCGCCCTCTGGCTGGAGGCCGACCGCATGGGCTCGCTGCTGGCCGCGCTCGACGACGAGTCGATGGAGAACCAGCGGGACGTCGTCAAGAACGAGCGCCGCCAGCGCTACGACAACGTCCCCTACGGCACCGCCTTCGAGAAGCTGACCGCCCTCGCCTACCCGGAGGGCCACCCCTACCACCACACCCCGATCGGCTCGATGGCCGACCTGGACGCGGCGACCCTGGAGGACGCGCGCGCGTTCTTCCGCACCTACTACGCGCCGAACAACGCCGTGCTCTCCGTGGTCGGCGACATCGACCCGGAGCAGACGCTCGCCTGGGTCGAGAAGTACTTCGGCTCCATCCCCGGTCACGACGGCAAGCCCGCCCCGCGCGACGGGTCGCTGCCGGAGACCATCGGCGAGCAGCTGCGCGAGGTCGTCGAGGAGGACGTCCCGGCCCGCGCCCTGATGGCCGCCTACCGGCTGCCGCACGACGGCACGCGCGCGTGCGACGCCGCCGACCTGGCCCTCACCGTCCTCGGCGGCGGCGAGTCCTCCCGCCTCTACAACCGGCTCGTGCGCCGTGACCGTACGGCCGTGGCGGCCGGCTTCGGCCTGCTGCGGCTCGCCGGTGCGCCCTCCCTGGGCTGGCTGGACGTGAAGACGTCCGGTGACGTGGAGGTTCCGGTCATCGAGGCCGCCATCGACGAGGAGCTCGCCCGGTTCGCCGAGGAGGGCCCCACGCCCGAGGAGATGGAGCGCGCCCAGGCCCAGCTGGAGCGCGAGTGGCTGGACCGGCTCGGCACGGTCGCGGGCCGCGCCGACGAACTGTGCCGGTACGCCGTGCTCTTCGGCGACCCGCAGCTCGCCCTGACCGCCGTCCAGCGCGTGCTGGAGATCACGGCGGAGGAGGTCCAGGAGGTCGCCAAGGCCCGGCTGCGGCCCGACAACCGCGCGGTGCTCGTCTACGAGCCCGTCGCCGACGAGACCGCCGAGGACGCCGGCACCACCGACGACACCGCAGCCGCGGCCACCGACGAGAACGAGGAGGCGGCCAAGTGA
- a CDS encoding citrate synthase, giving the protein MSVNRSAATLVEAPRGLAGVVVTDTRIGDVRGLEGFYHYRQYSAVDLARTRGFEDVWHLLVHGELPDAARSAAFAAETAALRRLPDEVRAALPAIAAAGGRSGPLAGMRTALSLLGAAKGFRPVYDIDADRRRQDTIEAAAAVPTLLAALHRLGAGLEPVEPREDLSYAANYLYMVTGSVPTEPHARAIEQYLISIIDHGFNASTFTARVIASTGADVAACLAGAVAALSGPLHGGAPSRALDTLDAIGTPDRIDSWVRQRVLAGERIMGFGHAIYRTEDPRSRMLREVAQGFGGPRVEFAVEVERHIEAILAELKPGRELHTNVEYYAGVVMELCGLPREMFTPTFAAGRAVGWSANILEQAEDTKIIRPVARYVGPEAPAPLPA; this is encoded by the coding sequence ATGTCCGTCAACAGGTCAGCAGCCACTCTTGTCGAAGCGCCCCGGGGGCTCGCCGGTGTTGTCGTCACCGACACCCGGATCGGTGACGTCCGCGGTCTGGAGGGCTTCTATCACTACAGGCAGTACTCGGCCGTCGACCTCGCGCGGACCCGCGGCTTCGAGGACGTCTGGCATCTCCTCGTCCACGGTGAACTGCCGGACGCGGCACGGAGCGCGGCCTTCGCGGCCGAGACCGCCGCGCTGCGGCGGCTGCCCGACGAGGTGCGGGCGGCGCTGCCGGCCATCGCCGCGGCCGGCGGGCGCTCCGGCCCGCTCGCCGGGATGCGTACGGCCCTCTCGCTGCTGGGGGCGGCGAAGGGGTTCCGGCCCGTGTACGACATCGACGCGGACCGGCGCCGGCAGGACACGATCGAGGCGGCCGCGGCGGTGCCCACGCTGCTCGCCGCGCTGCATCGGCTGGGCGCGGGGCTGGAGCCGGTGGAGCCGCGCGAGGACCTGTCCTACGCGGCGAACTACCTGTACATGGTGACCGGTTCGGTGCCCACCGAGCCGCACGCGCGGGCGATCGAGCAGTACCTGATCTCCATCATTGATCACGGATTCAATGCATCAACCTTCACGGCTCGGGTCATCGCGTCGACGGGCGCGGACGTGGCGGCGTGCCTCGCCGGGGCGGTGGCGGCGCTGTCGGGGCCGCTGCACGGGGGTGCGCCCAGCCGCGCGCTGGACACCCTGGACGCGATCGGCACCCCGGACCGAATCGACTCCTGGGTACGTCAGCGGGTGCTCGCCGGTGAGCGCATCATGGGGTTCGGGCATGCGATCTACCGCACGGAGGACCCGCGCTCCCGGATGCTGCGCGAGGTCGCCCAGGGGTTCGGCGGGCCGCGGGTGGAGTTCGCCGTCGAGGTGGAGCGTCACATCGAGGCGATCCTGGCGGAGCTGAAGCCGGGCCGGGAACTCCACACCAACGTCGAGTACTACGCGGGTGTGGTCATGGAACTCTGCGGCCTGCCGCGGGAGATGTTCACCCCGACCTTCGCCGCCGGGCGCGCGGTGGGCTGGAGCGCCAACATCCTGGAGCAGGCGGAGGACACGAAGATCATCAGGCCGGTGGCGCGGTATGTCGGACCGGAGGCGCCGGCACCGTTGCCCGCCTGA